In the genome of Natronorubrum daqingense, the window ACAGCCGATATCCTCGATATCGGATCAGTCGACGGCTATCGAATCGGACCAGCCGTCGGCTGTCGAGTCGAGCCCACTAGTTGATGGGGCAGTCGCGCCTACTATCGCACCATGACCGACGTCGATCTCGCAGTCGTGGATCGAATCGTCGACGGAACGACGGCCGTCCTCCTCCTCGAGGCAGACGAAACCGTCGTCGACGAGTACACGCTCGAGTGCGCTCGGCTTCCCGAAGACGGACGCCACGAGGGTGCCGTCTTCGACGTCGAACTCGAGGACGCGGATGCTGAGCTACGAGAGTTACGGTATCGGCCGGAACTCGAGGAGCAACGCCGAGAGACGGCACAAGAGCGATTCGATCGGCTCTCAGACCGACTGCCAGACGAGTGAGGGCACTGGCTCTCACCGTCGCTAACGGATGGAAACTGTCGAAAGGGTAGGGGTGGGACGGAAGTGGTGAAACGAAGCGGTTGTCGAATTCCCCAGTGGTGGAGTGGGGTCTTGGGTTGGGTGGGTTGGGATGCGTTCACGACGACGAGATGCCGTTCTTGAAGACGGGACGTCGTCGGCACTTACGAATACTGGGGTCGTAGTAAAAGCGCTACTGCCAAAGCATGTTGGAACTCACGATAGTCGAACACTCTCGTGGGCTGAACCCTGTTCGATGCGAGCGATGATGAGCAGGTTCAAGACAATT includes:
- a CDS encoding DUF3006 domain-containing protein, which produces MTDVDLAVVDRIVDGTTAVLLLEADETVVDEYTLECARLPEDGRHEGAVFDVELEDADAELRELRYRPELEEQRRETAQERFDRLSDRLPDE